From Lysobacter silvisoli, the proteins below share one genomic window:
- the cobD gene encoding threonine-phosphate decarboxylase CobD, whose translation MLEHGGRLLRAARRYGIAPADWLDLSTGINPVAWPVPQIPARAWHRLPEDDDGLVDAARDYYGAPFLLPVAGSQAAIQALPELRTPARVGVLAPGYAEHAHAWRRCGHAVDTLASDELLARADNYDVVLLIHPNNPGGESYAPQALLELHARLAARGGWLVIDEAFMDATPERSLCAHSAREGLVVLRSAGKFFGLAGARAGFVCASPALLEALRERLGPWTLSGPTRHVLRQALADREWQEAMRALLLAQGQRLYALLQARGLAPSGGCAFFQWRRDADASAWHEALARRGILTRLFEAPASLRFGLPGSEDQWQRLDAALAEVAAERSVA comes from the coding sequence ATGCTTGAGCACGGCGGCCGATTGCTGCGCGCAGCGCGCCGGTACGGCATCGCGCCCGCGGACTGGCTGGACCTGTCCACGGGCATCAATCCGGTGGCCTGGCCGGTGCCGCAGATACCCGCGCGCGCCTGGCATCGATTGCCCGAGGACGACGACGGCCTGGTCGACGCTGCTCGCGATTACTACGGCGCGCCGTTTTTGCTGCCGGTGGCCGGTTCGCAGGCCGCGATCCAGGCTTTGCCCGAGCTGCGCACGCCCGCGCGCGTGGGCGTGCTCGCGCCCGGCTACGCCGAGCACGCGCACGCCTGGCGCCGTTGCGGGCATGCGGTGGACACGCTGGCATCGGACGAGTTGCTCGCGCGCGCGGACAACTACGACGTGGTGCTGCTGATCCATCCCAACAATCCCGGCGGCGAGTCCTATGCGCCGCAGGCGCTGCTGGAACTGCATGCACGGTTGGCTGCGCGCGGCGGCTGGTTGGTCATCGACGAGGCCTTCATGGACGCCACGCCCGAGCGCAGCCTGTGCGCACACAGCGCGCGCGAGGGCTTGGTGGTACTGCGGTCGGCCGGCAAGTTCTTCGGCCTGGCCGGCGCGCGCGCCGGCTTCGTCTGCGCCTCGCCCGCTTTGCTGGAAGCGTTGCGCGAACGGCTGGGGCCGTGGACCTTGAGCGGACCCACGCGCCATGTGCTGCGTCAAGCGCTGGCCGACCGTGAGTGGCAGGAGGCAATGCGTGCGCTGTTGCTCGCGCAGGGCCAGCGCCTGTACGCCTTGCTGCAGGCGCGCGGCCTGGCGCCCAGCGGCGGCTGCGCCTTCTTCCAATGGCGGCGTGACGCCGACGCATCGGCTTGGCACGAGGCGCTGGCGCGCCGCGGCATCCTGACCCGCCTATTCGAGGCGCCGGCCAGCCTGCGCTTCGGCCTGCCCGGCAGCGAAGACCAATGGCAACGCCTGGACGCCGCCTTGGCCGAAGTCGCGGCCGAACGGAGCGTGGCATGA
- the cbiB gene encoding adenosylcobinamide-phosphate synthase CbiB: MSALWAYAALLAALLLDRLLGEPRHAHPLVGFGRLAQAIERACYGDRRLRGVLAWSLAVLPATALTAALQLALARWSPWAAAAFAAVVLYACVGLRSLGEHAAPVARALRANDLGAARAAVGRIVSRDVQALDAERVAAAATESVLENGNDAVFGALFWFALLGPAGAVLYRLANTLDAMWGYRTPRYERYGWAAARIDDALNYLPARLTALTYAVLGHAAGALRCWRAQAPAWDSPNAGPVMAAGAGALRVRLGGAAPYHGVWEQRPLLGEGAAPDAGAIERAQALVSRGVLLWLALWALPVAWFCFGAGH, from the coding sequence ATGAGCGCGCTATGGGCCTATGCCGCGCTGTTGGCGGCGCTGCTGCTGGACCGCCTGCTCGGCGAGCCGCGGCATGCGCACCCGCTGGTCGGCTTCGGCCGCCTGGCCCAGGCGATCGAGCGCGCCTGCTACGGCGACCGCCGCCTACGCGGCGTGCTGGCGTGGAGCTTGGCCGTGCTGCCGGCGACGGCGCTGACCGCGGCGCTGCAACTGGCGCTGGCGCGCTGGTCGCCGTGGGCGGCTGCGGCGTTCGCCGCGGTGGTGCTGTACGCCTGCGTGGGCCTGCGCAGTCTGGGCGAGCACGCGGCGCCGGTGGCGCGCGCCTTGCGCGCGAACGATCTGGGCGCCGCGCGCGCGGCGGTCGGCCGCATCGTCAGCCGCGACGTGCAGGCGCTGGACGCCGAGCGCGTGGCCGCCGCGGCGACCGAGTCGGTGCTGGAGAACGGCAACGACGCCGTGTTCGGCGCCTTGTTCTGGTTCGCGCTGCTGGGCCCGGCCGGCGCGGTGCTGTACCGCCTGGCCAACACCTTGGACGCGATGTGGGGCTATCGCACGCCGCGCTACGAACGCTACGGCTGGGCCGCGGCGCGCATCGACGATGCGCTCAACTATCTGCCCGCGCGCCTGACCGCGTTGACTTACGCCGTTCTCGGCCACGCGGCCGGCGCGCTGCGCTGCTGGCGCGCGCAGGCGCCGGCCTGGGACAGTCCGAATGCCGGGCCGGTGATGGCCGCCGGTGCGGGCGCCCTGCGCGTGCGCCTGGGCGGCGCGGCGCCGTATCACGGCGTCTGGGAACAGCGGCCGCTGCTGGGCGAAGGCGCCGCGCCGGATGCCGGCGCGATCGAGCGTGCGCAGGCCTTGGTGAGCCGCGGCGTGCTGCTGTGGCTGGCGCTGTGGGCGCTGCCGGTGGCTTGGTTCTGTTTCGGAGCGGGGCATTGA
- a CDS encoding cobyrinate a,c-diamide synthase has product MSDAVRHCPALLVSAPASGQGKTSATAALARWHSRQGRRVRVFKTGPDFLDPMVHERASGAPAQQLDLWMCGEDDVRARLYQAAGQADLILVEGVMGLYDGKPSSADLAIALGLPVLAVLDGSAMAQTFGALALGLANYREDLCMYGVAANRIGSAYHAQLLRESLPPSLQWLGALPRDPALSLPERHLGLVAAQELGDLDARLDVLADAWAAHADAALPPPVAFAPATSAQVAPLLRGRRIAIARDAAFCFLYPANLDLLRAAGAELAFFSPLAGDALPDCDAVWLPGGYPELHLDALSRRDDLRLALHAHRDAGKPLLAECGGLLYALDSLADRDGQRGEMAGLLSGHARLQPRLAGLGLQAVELPEGELRGHTFHYAQAEIAAAPLALARNPNGGPSREAVYRDRRMTASFVHFYFPSNPDAALRLLAP; this is encoded by the coding sequence ATGAGCGACGCCGTCCGCCACTGTCCCGCCTTGCTGGTGTCGGCCCCGGCCTCGGGCCAGGGCAAGACCAGCGCCACCGCCGCGCTGGCGCGCTGGCACAGCCGCCAAGGCCGCCGCGTGCGCGTGTTCAAGACCGGCCCGGACTTCCTCGACCCGATGGTGCACGAGCGCGCCAGCGGCGCGCCGGCGCAGCAGCTGGACCTGTGGATGTGCGGCGAGGACGACGTGCGCGCACGCCTGTACCAGGCCGCCGGCCAGGCCGACCTGATCCTGGTCGAAGGGGTGATGGGCCTGTACGACGGCAAGCCCAGCAGTGCCGATCTGGCGATCGCGCTGGGGTTGCCGGTGCTGGCGGTGCTGGACGGTTCGGCCATGGCGCAGACCTTCGGCGCATTGGCCTTGGGCTTGGCGAACTACCGCGAAGACCTGTGCATGTACGGCGTGGCCGCCAACCGTATCGGCAGCGCTTATCACGCGCAGCTGTTGCGCGAGAGCCTGCCGCCGTCGCTGCAATGGCTGGGCGCGCTGCCGCGCGATCCGGCGCTGTCGCTGCCCGAACGGCACCTGGGTCTGGTGGCCGCGCAGGAACTGGGCGATCTGGATGCGCGCCTGGACGTGCTGGCCGATGCCTGGGCCGCGCATGCCGATGCGGCGCTGCCGCCGCCGGTCGCGTTCGCGCCGGCAACCAGCGCGCAAGTCGCACCGCTGTTGCGCGGCCGCCGCATCGCCATCGCCCGCGACGCCGCGTTCTGCTTCCTGTATCCGGCCAACCTGGACCTGTTGCGCGCCGCGGGCGCCGAACTCGCGTTCTTCTCGCCGCTGGCCGGCGATGCGTTGCCCGACTGCGATGCGGTCTGGCTGCCGGGCGGCTATCCCGAATTGCACCTGGACGCGCTGTCGCGCCGCGACGATCTGCGCCTGGCGCTGCATGCGCACCGCGACGCCGGCAAGCCGCTGCTGGCCGAATGCGGCGGCCTGCTGTACGCGCTGGACTCGCTGGCCGACCGCGACGGACAGCGCGGCGAGATGGCCGGTCTGCTGTCCGGTCACGCGCGCTTGCAACCGCGCCTGGCCGGCTTGGGCCTGCAGGCCGTGGAATTGCCCGAAGGCGAATTGCGCGGCCACACCTTCCACTACGCCCAGGCCGAGATCGCCGCCGCGCCCCTGGCCCTGGCGCGCAATCCCAATGGCGGCCCCAGTCGCGAGGCGGTGTACCGCGACCGGCGCATGACCGCGAGCTTCGTCCACTTCTATTTCCCGTCCAACCCGGACGCGGCGCTGCGCCTGTTGGCGCCATGA
- a CDS encoding TonB-dependent receptor plug domain-containing protein: MSVVFRAVRRPLALALLAALTAPAYAQDAAPAEPAAEAHNLDQVIVTGTRVSDRTVAESSAPIDIITPEALEATGTVELATALARALPSLNFPRPAITDGTDAVRPAQLRGLAPDQVLVLVNGKRRHTTALINLNGSQGRGSSPVDLNAIPIASIERVEVLRDGASAQYGSDAIAGVVNVVLKGSDHGGSIAARYGQYSAGDGEQYQLSGDAGFKLGDNGKLHLAAQGGHQDQTNRARPFQGVVEQRYGDPEIDQGALSYNGEYNLADYLTLYSFGSYSKRDVLSNGYFRFAADPRNIPSIYPNGFLPQIHNISKDRAAVVGLRSETAGGTQIDLSYNYGHNELSFDIENTLNRSLGPTSPTQFYAGALEVTQHVLNLDFAKPVDFGWQYPVTFAWGAEWRGEEFTQHAGEPLSYANGGVAAPNGQIIPGAQVFSGFRASDAGDFDRHSYSLYLDVEADLTDKFSAGIAARFESYSDFGDTTSGKLSARYAFTDKVALRATASTGFRAPSLQQQFFQSIATNFISGVPYEIGTFRVDNPAAVALGSESLKAEESTNYSLGLVLQPREGLYITVDAYQIKVDDRILLSENLTSTAVRNYLQANGYPGIGGGRYFTNAVDTKTQGVDLIATQAWELASGKFDLTLGYNYSKTEIEHIAPNPARLTAIDPAAVRIGRTEIGRITKGAPKDKFFLAGDWDTGNWSFNATATRYGEFTELHATNPALDQTFSAKWTLDLAATYHLGSWDFTLGGDNVLDEYPDESKLVLGTRNYLPYNTASPFGFNGAFVYVKAGYKW, translated from the coding sequence ATGTCCGTAGTCTTTCGCGCCGTCCGTCGTCCGCTCGCACTCGCCCTGCTCGCCGCCCTGACCGCCCCCGCCTACGCCCAGGACGCGGCCCCCGCAGAACCCGCCGCCGAGGCGCACAACCTGGATCAGGTGATCGTCACCGGCACCCGGGTCAGCGACCGCACCGTGGCCGAGTCCAGCGCGCCGATCGACATCATCACCCCCGAGGCGCTGGAGGCCACCGGCACGGTCGAACTGGCCACCGCGCTGGCGCGCGCCCTGCCCTCGCTGAACTTCCCGCGCCCGGCGATCACCGACGGCACCGACGCGGTGCGCCCGGCGCAGCTGCGCGGCCTGGCCCCGGACCAGGTGCTGGTGCTGGTCAACGGCAAGCGCCGCCACACCACCGCGCTGATCAACCTCAACGGCAGCCAGGGCCGCGGCTCCTCGCCGGTGGACCTCAACGCGATCCCGATCGCCTCGATCGAACGCGTGGAAGTGCTGCGCGACGGCGCCTCGGCGCAGTACGGCTCCGACGCGATCGCCGGCGTGGTCAACGTGGTGCTCAAGGGCAGCGACCACGGCGGCAGCATCGCCGCGCGCTACGGCCAGTACAGCGCCGGCGACGGCGAGCAGTACCAGCTTTCCGGCGACGCCGGCTTCAAGCTCGGCGACAACGGCAAGCTGCACCTGGCCGCGCAGGGCGGCCACCAGGATCAGACCAACCGCGCGCGCCCGTTCCAGGGCGTGGTCGAACAGCGCTACGGCGATCCCGAGATCGACCAGGGCGCACTGTCCTACAACGGCGAGTACAACCTGGCCGACTACCTGACCCTGTATTCCTTCGGCAGCTACAGCAAGCGCGACGTGCTCTCCAACGGCTATTTCCGCTTCGCCGCCGACCCGCGCAACATCCCCTCGATCTACCCCAACGGCTTCCTGCCGCAGATCCACAACATCAGCAAGGACCGCGCCGCCGTGGTCGGGCTGCGTTCGGAAACCGCCGGCGGCACCCAGATCGACCTGAGCTACAACTACGGCCATAACGAGCTCAGCTTCGACATCGAGAACACCCTTAACCGCAGCCTGGGCCCGACCTCGCCGACGCAGTTCTACGCCGGCGCGCTGGAAGTCACCCAGCACGTGTTGAACCTGGACTTCGCCAAGCCGGTGGATTTCGGCTGGCAGTACCCGGTGACCTTCGCCTGGGGCGCGGAATGGCGCGGCGAGGAGTTCACCCAGCACGCGGGCGAGCCGCTGTCCTACGCCAACGGCGGCGTGGCCGCGCCCAACGGTCAGATCATTCCCGGTGCGCAGGTGTTCTCCGGCTTCCGCGCCAGCGATGCCGGCGATTTCGACCGCCACAGCTATTCGCTCTACCTGGACGTGGAAGCGGACCTGACGGACAAATTCTCCGCAGGCATCGCCGCGCGCTTCGAGAGCTACAGCGATTTCGGAGACACCACCTCGGGCAAGCTGTCGGCGCGCTACGCCTTCACCGATAAGGTCGCGCTGCGCGCCACCGCCTCCACCGGCTTCCGCGCGCCCTCGCTGCAGCAGCAGTTCTTCCAGTCCATCGCCACCAACTTCATCAGCGGCGTGCCCTACGAGATCGGCACCTTCCGCGTCGACAACCCGGCCGCGGTCGCGCTGGGCTCGGAGTCGCTGAAGGCCGAGGAATCCACCAACTACAGCCTGGGCCTGGTGCTGCAGCCGCGCGAAGGGCTGTACATCACCGTGGACGCGTACCAGATCAAGGTCGACGACCGCATCCTGCTGTCGGAAAACCTGACCAGCACCGCGGTGCGCAACTACCTGCAGGCCAACGGCTATCCGGGCATCGGCGGCGGCCGCTACTTCACCAACGCCGTGGACACCAAGACCCAGGGCGTGGACCTCATCGCCACCCAGGCCTGGGAACTGGCCTCGGGCAAGTTCGACCTGACCTTGGGCTACAACTACTCCAAGACCGAGATCGAGCACATCGCGCCCAACCCGGCGCGGCTGACGGCGATCGACCCGGCCGCGGTGCGCATCGGCCGCACCGAGATCGGCCGCATCACCAAGGGCGCGCCCAAGGACAAGTTCTTCCTGGCCGGCGACTGGGACACCGGCAACTGGAGCTTCAACGCCACCGCCACCCGCTACGGCGAGTTCACCGAACTGCACGCCACCAACCCGGCGCTGGACCAGACGTTCAGCGCCAAGTGGACGCTGGACCTGGCCGCCACCTACCACCTGGGCAGCTGGGACTTCACTCTGGGCGGCGACAACGTGCTAGACGAATACCCCGACGAATCCAAGCTGGTGCTGGGCACGCGCAACTACCTGCCCTACAACACCGCTTCGCCGTTCGGCTTCAACGGCGCCTTCGTGTACGTGAAGGCCGGTTACAAGTGGTGA
- the cobO gene encoding cob(I)yrinic acid a,c-diamide adenosyltransferase, which yields MSQTELSPEERHRERMQRKKELVDRKIARATIERGVLVVNTGNGKGKSSSGFGMLARSLGHGFRCGVVQFIKGSFSTGEEAFFRLFEGEQLAYHVMGEGFTWETQDKSRDIAAAQAAWAKAAAMLADESFDFVLLDELNIALAHRYIELEAVLAAVAARPQRQHVVVTGRGAPDALVEAADTVTEMRVVKHAFKAGIKAQKGIEL from the coding sequence ATGAGCCAGACCGAACTCAGTCCGGAAGAACGCCACCGCGAGCGCATGCAGCGCAAGAAGGAGCTGGTGGACCGCAAGATCGCGCGCGCCACCATCGAGCGCGGCGTGCTGGTGGTGAACACCGGCAACGGCAAGGGCAAGAGCTCATCGGGTTTCGGCATGCTCGCCCGTTCGCTGGGTCACGGCTTCCGCTGCGGCGTGGTGCAGTTCATCAAGGGCAGCTTCTCCACCGGCGAGGAGGCCTTCTTCCGCCTGTTCGAAGGCGAGCAATTGGCCTATCACGTCATGGGCGAAGGCTTCACCTGGGAAACCCAGGACAAGTCGCGCGACATCGCGGCCGCACAGGCCGCCTGGGCCAAGGCGGCGGCGATGCTGGCCGACGAGAGTTTCGATTTCGTGCTGCTCGACGAGCTCAACATCGCCCTGGCCCATCGCTACATCGAACTCGAGGCGGTGCTCGCCGCGGTGGCCGCGCGGCCGCAGCGTCAGCACGTGGTCGTTACCGGCCGCGGCGCGCCCGATGCGCTGGTGGAAGCGGCCGATACCGTGACCGAGATGCGCGTGGTCAAGCATGCGTTCAAGGCCGGGATCAAGGCGCAGAAAGGCATCGAGCTGTAA
- a CDS encoding amidohydrolase family protein, whose translation MRVAASLLLSFALPAVLALSISDALAARREQLVLMQGNVAGKQVVDTAADGSVQVEYHYTDRGRGDRSKTRWKLAADGTLAEYEGSGNDYLLNPFEERYSQRDGLASWKNPSEQGERALGAPAFFLPLQSPPEISGALARALLRTPGQRLPVLPAGEARLETVGQYEVAGKQGPVKLSLQRISGLDFTPNSAWLHEDGSTAALIYASGWFVVIDEDLKDALPKLMELQERADAQWGAQFAQRLTHAPKGPVLIRNARLFDPRDLSATPGTSVLIEGERVIRVGPDAQVKAPADAEVVDAGGRFLMPGLWDVHKHYSSIADGALDIANGITSSRDIANNFDTFPERVRRFDAGSEIGPRVLMAGFIDGPGPYAGPTKMLVDTPEEAIKAVDFYADRGYMQIKTYSSLKPELFPLIADRAHARGLRVSGHVPAFMSARQFIEAGADELQHFLFVELNFMYPRVQDTRTKARLTEVGEHAHEFPPSKPEVREFIDFLKRHHTVLDPTMALAEDLYGGDPDAKTPPGLRGVAERFPAQAQRNLSWGALKPPHGKEEAYEQALPTMLQLLRAVHEAGVTILPGTDALAGYMLHAELEVYARAGIPNAEVLRLATLTPAQVLGVDKDRGVIAPGKLADLVLIDGDPLSDMRDIRKVDAVFKGGKRYDPAEIERALGIVPRKEAKAQGGAAP comes from the coding sequence ATGCGCGTCGCCGCTAGCCTGCTGCTGTCGTTCGCCTTGCCCGCCGTACTCGCGCTTTCGATCTCCGACGCCCTGGCCGCACGCCGCGAACAGCTGGTGCTGATGCAGGGCAACGTCGCCGGCAAACAGGTGGTGGACACCGCCGCCGACGGCAGCGTGCAGGTCGAATACCACTACACCGACCGCGGCCGCGGCGACCGCAGCAAGACCCGCTGGAAGCTCGCGGCCGACGGCACCCTGGCCGAGTACGAGGGCAGCGGCAACGACTACCTGCTCAATCCCTTCGAAGAGCGCTACAGCCAGCGCGACGGCCTCGCCAGTTGGAAGAACCCCAGCGAACAGGGCGAACGCGCGCTGGGCGCGCCGGCGTTCTTCCTACCGCTGCAATCGCCGCCGGAAATATCCGGCGCGCTGGCACGCGCGCTGCTGCGCACGCCCGGCCAACGCCTGCCGGTGCTGCCGGCGGGAGAAGCGCGGCTGGAAACCGTGGGCCAGTACGAAGTCGCCGGCAAGCAGGGCCCGGTCAAGCTCAGCCTGCAGCGCATCAGCGGCCTGGATTTCACCCCGAACTCGGCCTGGCTGCACGAAGACGGCTCCACCGCCGCGCTGATCTACGCCTCGGGCTGGTTCGTGGTTATCGACGAAGACCTCAAGGACGCGCTGCCCAAGCTGATGGAGCTGCAGGAACGCGCCGACGCGCAATGGGGCGCGCAGTTCGCCCAGCGTCTGACTCACGCGCCCAAAGGGCCGGTGCTGATCCGCAATGCGCGACTGTTCGATCCGCGCGATCTCAGCGCCACGCCCGGTACGAGCGTGCTGATCGAAGGCGAGCGCGTGATCCGCGTGGGTCCGGATGCGCAGGTCAAGGCGCCGGCCGACGCCGAAGTCGTCGACGCCGGCGGTCGCTTCCTGATGCCGGGCTTGTGGGACGTGCACAAGCACTACTCCTCGATCGCCGACGGCGCGTTGGACATCGCCAACGGCATCACCAGCTCGCGCGACATCGCCAACAACTTCGACACCTTCCCCGAGCGGGTCAGGCGCTTCGACGCCGGCAGCGAGATCGGCCCGCGCGTGCTCATGGCCGGCTTCATCGACGGCCCCGGCCCCTATGCCGGTCCGACCAAGATGTTGGTGGACACGCCCGAGGAAGCGATCAAGGCGGTGGATTTCTACGCCGACCGCGGCTACATGCAGATCAAGACCTATTCCTCGCTCAAGCCCGAGCTGTTCCCGCTGATCGCCGACCGCGCCCATGCGCGCGGACTGCGCGTGAGCGGGCACGTGCCGGCCTTCATGTCGGCCAGGCAGTTCATCGAGGCCGGCGCGGACGAGCTGCAGCACTTCCTGTTCGTCGAACTCAACTTCATGTACCCGCGCGTGCAGGACACCCGCACCAAGGCGCGCCTGACCGAGGTCGGCGAGCACGCGCACGAGTTCCCGCCGTCCAAACCGGAAGTGCGCGAGTTCATCGACTTCCTCAAGCGCCACCACACCGTGCTGGACCCGACCATGGCCTTGGCCGAAGACCTGTACGGCGGCGATCCCGACGCCAAGACCCCGCCCGGCCTGCGCGGCGTGGCCGAGCGCTTCCCGGCGCAGGCGCAGCGCAACCTGAGCTGGGGCGCACTGAAACCGCCGCACGGCAAGGAGGAGGCCTACGAGCAGGCGCTGCCGACCATGCTGCAGCTGTTGAGGGCCGTGCACGAGGCCGGCGTAACCATCCTGCCGGGCACCGATGCGCTGGCCGGCTACATGCTGCACGCCGAGCTGGAGGTCTACGCGCGCGCCGGCATTCCCAATGCCGAGGTGCTGCGCCTGGCCACGCTGACGCCGGCGCAGGTGCTGGGCGTGGACAAGGACCGCGGCGTCATCGCGCCCGGCAAGCTCGCCGACCTGGTCCTGATCGACGGCGATCCGCTGAGCGACATGCGCGACATCCGCAAGGTCGACGCGGTGTTCAAGGGCGGCAAGCGCTACGACCCGGCGGAGATCGAACGGGCGCTGGGGATCGTGCCCAGGAAGGAAGCGAAGGCGCAGGGAGGCGCTGCGCCGTGA
- the btuB gene encoding TonB-dependent vitamin B12 receptor — protein sequence MNSTVSVVRRCALASALLSAFAPAWAKDAATDLDQVVVTATRTAQTQDATLASVTVIDREDIERLQPGNLPDLLRGTLGLSIVNNGGPGKSTSLFLRGTESDHVLVLVDGIKLGSATSGGASLQDIPPEQVERIEIVRGPFSSLYGSEALGGVIQIFTRRPQGAFAPYASASVGSWSTLRGAVGVGGKGERGWYSVNAASEDTDGINACRGKPSPGGAGCFTNSPDRDGYRNLSLTAQGGYRFSDAWDAEARLFRAEGRNEYDGSTNNQTDSVQQVAGARLRYAPGERATLTLNLGRSSDLSDNYRNGVYSSTFNTRRQLGSLQGDVGLGGGLLSLGYDWQRDEIESSTRYAENRRINRGLFGQYQRDFGAHSLQASLRRDDDGQFGGQTTGSALWGWNFSEQLRLTASYGTAFKAPTFNELYFPGFGNAALKPEESRSFELGLRGEHAWGGWSLNAYESRVDELIAFDASIGLPGNIDRARIRGAEAAVDTTLAGWDLRASATWLDPRNDSRGSSRDKILPRRARESARFDADRRYGRFSLGSSVYVAGSRYDDLANTRRLDGYAATDLRVGWRFDDTWSLQLAANNVFNQRFETAAYYNQPGRNYLLTLRYRPAN from the coding sequence TTGAATTCCACTGTTTCCGTCGTACGCCGCTGCGCGCTGGCGTCGGCGCTGCTGTCCGCGTTCGCGCCCGCCTGGGCCAAGGACGCCGCCACCGACCTGGACCAGGTCGTGGTCACCGCCACCCGCACCGCCCAGACCCAGGACGCGACCCTGGCCTCGGTCACCGTGATCGACCGCGAGGACATCGAGCGCCTGCAGCCGGGCAACCTGCCCGACCTGCTGCGCGGCACCCTGGGCCTGTCGATCGTCAACAACGGCGGCCCCGGCAAGTCGACCTCGCTGTTCCTGCGCGGCACCGAATCCGACCACGTGCTGGTGCTGGTGGACGGCATCAAGCTGGGCTCGGCCACCAGCGGCGGCGCCTCGCTGCAGGACATTCCGCCGGAACAGGTCGAACGCATCGAGATCGTGCGCGGTCCGTTCTCCAGCCTGTACGGCTCCGAAGCGCTGGGCGGCGTGATCCAGATCTTCACCCGCCGCCCGCAAGGCGCGTTCGCGCCCTATGCCAGCGCCTCCGTCGGCAGCTGGAGCACATTGCGCGGCGCGGTGGGCGTGGGCGGCAAGGGCGAGCGCGGCTGGTACTCGGTCAACGCCGCCAGCGAAGACACCGACGGCATCAACGCCTGCCGAGGCAAGCCTTCGCCGGGCGGCGCCGGTTGCTTCACCAACTCGCCCGACCGCGACGGCTACCGCAACCTGTCGCTGACCGCGCAGGGTGGCTATCGCTTCAGCGACGCCTGGGACGCCGAAGCGCGGCTGTTCCGCGCCGAGGGCCGCAACGAGTACGACGGCAGCACCAACAATCAAACCGACAGCGTGCAGCAGGTCGCCGGCGCGCGCTTGCGCTACGCGCCGGGCGAGCGCGCCACGTTGACGTTGAACCTGGGCCGCAGCAGCGATCTCAGCGACAACTACCGCAACGGCGTCTACTCCAGCACCTTCAACACCCGCCGCCAACTGGGTTCGTTGCAGGGCGATGTCGGCCTGGGCGGCGGCCTGCTCAGCCTGGGCTACGACTGGCAGCGCGACGAGATCGAAAGCAGCACCCGCTACGCCGAGAACCGGCGCATCAACCGCGGCCTGTTCGGCCAGTACCAGCGCGATTTCGGCGCCCACTCGCTGCAGGCCAGCCTGCGCCGCGACGACGACGGCCAGTTCGGCGGCCAGACCACCGGCAGCGCGCTGTGGGGCTGGAACTTCAGCGAGCAGCTGCGCCTGACCGCCAGCTACGGCACCGCGTTCAAGGCGCCGACCTTCAACGAACTGTACTTTCCCGGTTTCGGCAACGCCGCGCTCAAGCCCGAGGAATCGCGCAGCTTCGAACTGGGCCTGCGCGGCGAGCACGCCTGGGGCGGCTGGTCGCTCAATGCTTACGAAAGCCGGGTGGACGAACTGATCGCGTTCGATGCGTCGATCGGCCTGCCCGGCAACATCGACCGCGCGCGCATCCGCGGCGCCGAAGCCGCCGTCGACACCACCCTGGCCGGCTGGGACCTGCGTGCCAGCGCGACCTGGCTGGATCCGCGCAACGACAGCCGCGGCAGCAGCCGCGACAAGATCCTGCCGCGGCGCGCGCGCGAAAGCGCCCGCTTCGACGCCGACCGTCGCTACGGCCGGTTCTCGCTGGGCAGCAGCGTCTACGTGGCCGGCAGCCGCTACGACGATCTGGCCAACACCCGCCGCCTGGACGGCTACGCCGCCACCGACCTGCGCGTGGGCTGGCGCTTCGACGACACCTGGAGCCTGCAGCTGGCGGCCAACAACGTGTTCAACCAACGCTTCGAAACCGCGGCCTATTACAACCAGCCCGGCCGCAACTACCTGCTGACCCTGCGTTACCGCCCGGCGAACTGA